One region of Pseudomonas alvandae genomic DNA includes:
- the murU gene encoding N-acetylmuramate alpha-1-phosphate uridylyltransferase MurU produces the protein MKAMILAAGKGERMRPLTLTTPKPLIRVAGVPLIEYHLRALVAAGFSEVVINHAWLGQQIEDYLGDGSRFGVRIAYSAEGEPLETGGGIFRALPLLDDEAFVVVNGDIWTDFDFGTLHRPLDAMAHLVLVDNPEHHPGGDFILADGKVHEGAPTADKLTYSGIAVLHPRLFDGCVDGAFKLAPLLRRAMALEQVSGERLDGHWIDVGTHERLAQVETLIEASR, from the coding sequence ATGAAGGCGATGATCCTGGCGGCAGGCAAGGGCGAGCGCATGCGGCCCCTGACGCTGACCACGCCCAAGCCTTTGATCCGCGTCGCCGGCGTTCCCTTGATCGAGTATCACCTGCGCGCGCTGGTTGCCGCCGGCTTCAGCGAGGTGGTGATCAATCACGCCTGGCTCGGCCAACAGATCGAGGATTACCTGGGAGACGGCTCGCGGTTCGGCGTGCGCATTGCCTATTCGGCGGAAGGCGAGCCATTGGAAACCGGTGGCGGCATCTTCCGCGCGCTACCGCTGTTGGACGACGAAGCGTTCGTGGTGGTCAATGGCGACATCTGGACCGACTTCGATTTCGGCACCTTGCATCGGCCGCTCGACGCCATGGCCCATCTGGTGTTGGTGGACAATCCCGAGCATCACCCCGGCGGGGATTTCATCCTGGCCGACGGAAAGGTTCATGAAGGCGCGCCGACGGCCGACAAACTGACCTATAGCGGGATCGCAGTCCTGCACCCGCGGCTGTTCGACGGTTGCGTTGACGGCGCGTTCAAGCTTGCGCCGTTGTTGCGCCGGGCCATGGCCCTGGAACAGGTCAGCGGCGAACGCCTGGACGGGCATTGGATAGATGTCGGGACTCATGAACGCTTGGCGCAGGTTGAAACATTGATAGAAGCGAGCCGTTGA
- a CDS encoding aminoglycoside phosphotransferase family protein, giving the protein MPDQDVRLQHLKVWLDEQLPILFTQQGWGAVPPATLTAASSDASFRRYFRWEGAGRSLIVMDAPPPQENCKPFVDIAFLLAKSGINVPKIYAEDLERGFLLLNDLGNRTYLDVIDGENADDLFRDALQALLAFQQLPMVAPLSSYDVALLRRELELFPEWYVKRELGIELDATQQQLWQQASELLINSALAQPKVLVHRDYMPRNLMLSEPNPGVLDFQDAVYGPVTYDVTCLFKDAFLSWPEERVRGWLENYWQEAGALGIPVQPDFEDFLRASDLMGVQRHLKVIGIFARICHRDGKPRYLGDVPRFFAYIEAVIARRPELAPLDELLCSLRQSAGATA; this is encoded by the coding sequence ATGCCTGACCAAGATGTACGCTTGCAACACCTGAAAGTTTGGCTCGATGAGCAACTACCGATCCTTTTCACCCAGCAAGGTTGGGGCGCCGTGCCCCCGGCCACATTGACCGCGGCCAGCAGCGACGCGAGTTTCCGGCGGTATTTCCGTTGGGAAGGCGCGGGCCGCAGCTTGATCGTGATGGACGCGCCGCCGCCACAGGAAAACTGCAAACCCTTCGTCGATATTGCTTTTTTGCTGGCGAAATCCGGCATCAACGTGCCAAAAATTTATGCTGAAGACCTCGAACGCGGTTTTCTTTTGCTCAACGATTTGGGCAACCGGACGTATCTGGACGTGATCGACGGCGAAAATGCCGACGATTTGTTCCGCGATGCCCTGCAAGCCTTGTTGGCGTTTCAGCAACTGCCGATGGTGGCGCCACTGTCCAGCTATGACGTTGCTTTGCTGCGTCGCGAACTGGAGCTGTTCCCGGAGTGGTACGTCAAGCGCGAGCTGGGCATCGAACTCGATGCGACCCAGCAACAACTTTGGCAGCAAGCGTCCGAGCTATTGATCAACAGTGCCCTGGCCCAACCGAAAGTACTGGTGCACCGCGACTACATGCCGCGCAACCTGATGCTCAGCGAGCCCAATCCAGGCGTGCTGGATTTCCAGGATGCGGTTTATGGCCCGGTGACTTACGACGTGACCTGTCTGTTCAAGGACGCCTTCCTCAGTTGGCCCGAGGAGCGTGTGCGTGGTTGGCTGGAAAATTACTGGCAAGAAGCCGGTGCCCTCGGCATTCCGGTCCAGCCGGATTTCGAGGATTTCCTGCGCGCCAGCGACTTGATGGGCGTACAGCGCCATCTGAAGGTGATCGGCATCTTCGCGCGTATCTGCCATCGCGACGGCAAGCCGAGATACCTGGGTGATGTACCGCGGTTCTTCGCTTATATAGAAGCGGTCATCGCTCGTCGTCCTGAATTGGCGCCGCTTGATGAACTGCTTTGCAGCCTGCGGCAATCGGCCGGAGCGACCGCATGA
- a CDS encoding LPS-assembly protein LptD — MALKSPAFRKKFPLLVTGSLLALQPLASSFVVAAQQYDCSVSASGAWDCSPKTPAAALPPRPVHEGSAVADSGSAPAESGSGEEAGEKPMLVTEAKGRGLKSRSADYSHLDWVPRENLTPAQLAETGPYCAGAYIEPTRPGMNDKTAKSDAPTFLGAKASRYEQEQQVATLAGDVVMRQGSMQVEADEASLYQAENRGELNGNVRVRDNGALIVGDHADVQLDTGEAKVDNAEYVMHKSRIRGNALYAKRAENAIIRLKDGTYTTCEPSSNAWTLKGNNITLNPATGFGTATNVTLRVKDIPVLYTPYIYFPIDDRRQSGFLPPTIGSGSDTGLLLVTPYYFNLAPNYDATLYPRYMGKRGMLMEGEFRYLTKSSEGQFGAAYLNDEDDERSGQTDYDKTRYMYNWQHKGGLDSRVLTEVDYTKISDPYYFQDLQTDQIGVESRDYVNQQGAVSYRGDNYTARLNAQAYQMATISKITPYNRLPQITFNGSLPEHPYGLDFAYKTELVRFDRDLRTGQYTDEDGNSEDFLDTRVRGLARANGDRMNLAPVVSLPMTASYGYIKPSLKYQYTQYDLDLDSTGKNAVGNGYDSTPNRSVPIASIDSGLYFDRNTQWFGTNYRQTLEPRLFYLYVPEKDQSDIPVFDTSESTFSYSSLFRDNRFTGSDRVGDENKLSLGVTSRWIEENGFERQRLAVGQAFYFKDRKVQLPGIDFDTREDAKSDVSPYALEYEYRWNRDWRTTATYNWDPDTHSPRSGSAMFHYQPEDNPNKVINAGYRYRNDQVRYDEATGQWQVGGGDYGRPGDADYVKDYYKIKQHDFSVIWPIVPQWNAISRWQYDYNRNRTLEAFGGFEYDNCCWKLRLINRYWVDYEEFSQAAPENEKGDHGVFLQIVLKGLGGLTGAKVESFLDKGIQGYREREDQAF; from the coding sequence ATGGCATTGAAATCCCCCGCGTTTCGTAAAAAATTTCCGTTGCTGGTCACCGGCAGTCTGCTGGCCCTGCAACCTTTGGCCTCTTCATTCGTCGTCGCGGCGCAGCAGTATGACTGCTCCGTCTCCGCTTCGGGTGCCTGGGACTGTTCACCCAAGACGCCGGCCGCTGCATTGCCGCCGCGCCCCGTGCATGAAGGCAGCGCAGTAGCCGATAGCGGCAGCGCCCCGGCCGAAAGCGGTTCTGGCGAAGAAGCCGGTGAAAAGCCGATGCTGGTCACCGAAGCCAAGGGCCGTGGCCTGAAGTCGCGCAGTGCAGACTACAGTCACCTGGACTGGGTTCCGCGCGAGAACCTCACGCCCGCTCAACTGGCTGAAACCGGTCCCTACTGCGCTGGCGCGTATATCGAACCGACGCGTCCTGGCATGAACGACAAGACGGCCAAAAGCGACGCCCCGACCTTCCTGGGCGCCAAGGCCTCGCGCTACGAGCAGGAGCAGCAGGTAGCGACCCTGGCCGGTGACGTGGTCATGCGCCAGGGCAGCATGCAGGTCGAAGCCGACGAGGCCAGCCTGTACCAGGCCGAGAACCGTGGCGAGCTGAATGGCAACGTACGGGTTCGCGACAACGGTGCGCTGATCGTCGGCGACCACGCCGATGTGCAGCTGGACACCGGCGAAGCCAAGGTCGACAACGCCGAATACGTGATGCACAAGTCGCGCATCCGCGGTAATGCGCTGTATGCCAAGCGCGCCGAGAACGCGATCATCCGTCTCAAGGACGGCACTTACACCACGTGCGAACCGAGCAGCAACGCCTGGACACTCAAGGGCAACAACATCACCTTGAACCCGGCCACCGGTTTCGGTACTGCAACCAACGTGACATTGCGGGTCAAGGACATTCCGGTCCTGTACACGCCGTACATCTATTTCCCGATCGACGACCGTCGCCAGTCCGGCTTCCTGCCGCCGACCATTGGCAGCGGCAGCGATACCGGCTTACTGCTGGTCACCCCGTACTATTTCAACCTGGCGCCAAACTACGACGCCACGTTGTACCCACGCTACATGGGCAAGCGCGGAATGTTGATGGAAGGCGAATTCCGTTACCTGACCAAATCCAGTGAAGGTCAGTTCGGCGCCGCGTACCTCAACGATGAAGACGATGAGCGTAGCGGGCAGACCGACTACGACAAGACCCGCTACATGTACAACTGGCAGCACAAGGGCGGCCTCGATTCGCGCGTGCTGACGGAAGTCGACTACACCAAGATCAGCGATCCGTACTACTTCCAGGATCTCCAGACCGACCAGATCGGCGTGGAATCGCGGGACTATGTGAACCAGCAAGGTGCCGTCAGCTATCGCGGTGACAACTACACCGCGCGGTTGAATGCCCAGGCTTACCAGATGGCGACGATTTCGAAGATCACGCCTTATAACCGCTTGCCTCAGATCACCTTCAACGGCTCTCTGCCCGAACATCCGTATGGTCTGGATTTCGCGTACAAGACCGAGCTGGTGCGGTTTGATCGTGATTTGCGGACCGGTCAATACACCGATGAAGACGGTAACAGCGAGGACTTTCTCGATACTCGCGTTAGAGGCTTGGCACGAGCCAACGGCGACCGTATGAACCTGGCGCCAGTTGTCAGCCTGCCGATGACGGCTAGCTATGGCTATATCAAGCCATCGCTCAAGTATCAGTACACGCAATACGATTTGGATCTCGATAGCACAGGCAAGAACGCCGTTGGAAACGGCTACGACAGCACGCCTAACCGCAGTGTTCCAATCGCCAGTATCGACAGCGGTCTCTATTTCGACCGTAATACTCAATGGTTCGGCACCAACTATCGCCAGACCCTGGAGCCCCGCCTGTTCTATCTCTATGTACCAGAGAAGGACCAGAGCGATATCCCAGTGTTCGATACCAGCGAATCGACCTTCAGCTATTCCTCACTGTTCCGAGATAATCGCTTCACCGGCTCCGACCGTGTCGGCGACGAGAACAAGCTGTCCCTGGGCGTGACTAGCCGATGGATTGAAGAGAACGGTTTCGAACGCCAACGTCTCGCCGTCGGCCAGGCTTTTTACTTCAAGGATCGCAAGGTTCAATTACCTGGCATCGACTTTGATACGCGTGAAGACGCAAAATCCGACGTCTCCCCATATGCCTTGGAATACGAATATCGCTGGAACCGCGATTGGCGCACCACGGCGACCTACAACTGGGACCCGGACACCCACAGCCCTCGTTCGGGCAGCGCGATGTTCCATTACCAGCCGGAAGACAACCCGAACAAGGTCATCAATGCCGGTTACCGTTATCGCAACGACCAGGTCCGCTACGACGAGGCCACAGGCCAATGGCAAGTGGGCGGTGGCGACTATGGTCGGCCGGGTGATGCGGACTACGTGAAGGACTACTACAAGATCAAGCAGCACGACTTCTCGGTCATCTGGCCGATCGTGCCGCAGTGGAACGCCATCAGCCGCTGGCAGTATGACTACAACCGCAACCGTACCCTGGAAGCCTTTGGTGGTTTCGAATACGACAACTGCTGCTGGAAACTGCGCCTGATCAACCGTTACTGGGTCGACTATGAAGAGTTCAGTCAAGCCGCCCCGGAAAACGAAAAAGGCGACCACGGCGTCTTCCTCCAAATTGTTCTGAAGGGACTCGGCGGCCTCACCGGCGCCAAGGTAGAGAGTTTCCTCGACAAAGGCATTCAAGGTTATCGTGAACGTGAAGACCAAGCTTTCTGA
- the surA gene encoding peptidylprolyl isomerase SurA: MKTKLSDCLRPLMLGALFLGTAANAAVQSIDKVVAIVDNDVVMQSQLDQRVHEVQQTIAKRGGGLPPPGVLDQQVLERLIVENLQLQIGERSGIRITDEELNQAVGTIAQRNNMTIDQFRAALARDGLSFDDARDQIRREMVISRVRQRRVAERIQVSEQEVKNFLASDLGKMQLSEELHLANILIPTPESANSEAIQSAYRQATDVYQQLKQGADFGQMAVARSASENALEGGDMGWRKAAQLPPPFDRELSSMAVGDITQPARTPGGFIILKLLEKRGGGTQVRDEVHVRHILIKPSEIRSEAETKRLAEKLYERITSGEDFAELAKSFSEDPGSALNGGDLNWVDPNALVPEFRQVMAETPQGQLSKPFKSPYGWHVLEVLGRRATDSTTQAREQQAMTVLRNRKYDEELQTWLRQIRDEAYVEIKLPGADQAAQ, translated from the coding sequence GTGAAGACCAAGCTTTCTGATTGTCTGCGCCCGCTGATGCTGGGCGCGCTGTTCCTGGGTACCGCGGCCAACGCCGCGGTGCAATCCATCGACAAGGTCGTGGCCATCGTCGACAACGACGTGGTCATGCAAAGCCAACTGGACCAGCGTGTCCATGAAGTCCAGCAAACCATTGCCAAGCGTGGCGGTGGCTTGCCACCACCGGGCGTGCTGGACCAGCAGGTGCTTGAGCGCCTGATCGTTGAAAACCTGCAATTGCAGATTGGCGAACGTTCCGGCATCCGCATCACCGATGAAGAGCTGAACCAGGCTGTCGGCACCATTGCCCAGCGCAACAACATGACCATCGACCAGTTCCGCGCCGCCCTGGCTCGCGACGGCCTGTCTTTTGACGACGCCCGCGACCAGATCCGTCGCGAGATGGTCATCAGCCGTGTACGTCAGCGTCGTGTGGCCGAACGCATCCAGGTGTCCGAGCAGGAAGTGAAGAACTTTCTCGCTTCCGACCTGGGCAAAATGCAGCTGTCCGAAGAGCTGCACCTGGCAAACATCCTGATCCCCACTCCGGAAAGCGCCAACTCCGAAGCGATCCAGAGTGCGTATCGCCAGGCGACGGACGTTTACCAGCAACTCAAGCAAGGCGCTGACTTTGGCCAGATGGCCGTGGCGCGTTCCGCCAGCGAGAACGCGCTGGAAGGCGGCGACATGGGCTGGCGCAAAGCCGCTCAGCTGCCCCCTCCGTTCGACCGCGAGCTCAGTTCCATGGCCGTGGGTGACATCACCCAGCCAGCCCGTACACCCGGCGGTTTCATCATCCTGAAGCTGTTGGAAAAACGCGGTGGCGGCACCCAGGTTCGCGACGAAGTACATGTTCGCCACATCCTGATCAAGCCGAGTGAAATCCGCAGCGAAGCCGAAACCAAGCGTTTGGCCGAGAAGCTTTACGAACGGATCACTTCTGGCGAGGACTTCGCCGAGCTGGCGAAGAGCTTCTCGGAAGACCCGGGTTCGGCCCTGAACGGTGGCGACCTGAACTGGGTCGACCCGAATGCGCTGGTTCCCGAATTCCGCCAGGTCATGGCCGAAACACCGCAGGGCCAACTGTCCAAGCCGTTCAAGAGCCCTTATGGCTGGCACGTGCTGGAAGTCCTTGGCCGCCGCGCCACCGACAGCACGACCCAGGCGCGCGAGCAGCAGGCCATGACGGTATTGCGTAACCGCAAATACGACGAAGAGTTGCAAACCTGGCTGCGCCAGATTCGCGACGAAGCCTACGTCGAAATCAAACTCCCTGGCGCAGACCAGGCAGCGCAGTGA
- the pdxA gene encoding 4-hydroxythreonine-4-phosphate dehydrogenase PdxA, giving the protein MKPKRFALTPGEPAGIGPDLCLLLASQAQPHPLIAITSRDLLIERAAQLGVAVDLLSVTPDAWPDAPAPAGCLYVWDTPLGAPVVTGQLDTANAAFVLDTLTRAGQGCLDGAFAGMITAPVHKGVINESGIPFSGHTEFLADLSQTAQVVMMLATRGLRVALVTTHLPLKDVADAVTSQRLERVTRILHTDLREKFGIAQPRILVCGLNPHAGEGGHLGREEIDIIEPTLERLRSEGMDLRGPLPADTLFTPKYLEHCDAVLAMYHDQGLPVLKYKGFGAAVNVTLGLPIIRTSVDHGTALDLAGSGRIDTGSLQVALETAYQMAETHL; this is encoded by the coding sequence GTGAAACCCAAGCGTTTCGCGCTGACCCCCGGCGAACCAGCCGGCATTGGTCCCGACCTCTGCCTGCTGCTCGCCTCGCAAGCCCAGCCGCACCCCCTGATTGCCATTACCAGCCGCGATCTGCTCATTGAGCGGGCCGCGCAGTTGGGGGTGGCGGTCGACCTGCTATCGGTCACGCCGGATGCCTGGCCCGATGCTCCGGCGCCTGCCGGCTGCCTGTATGTTTGGGATACCCCGTTGGGCGCCCCGGTCGTGACGGGACAGTTGGACACCGCTAACGCGGCGTTCGTCCTGGACACGCTGACCCGCGCAGGCCAGGGCTGCCTGGACGGAGCCTTCGCTGGCATGATCACTGCCCCGGTGCACAAGGGCGTGATCAACGAATCCGGCATACCGTTTTCCGGCCACACGGAGTTCCTGGCCGACCTGAGCCAGACCGCGCAAGTGGTGATGATGCTCGCCACCCGAGGTCTTCGCGTGGCGCTGGTCACCACTCACCTGCCCCTGAAGGATGTCGCCGACGCCGTAACATCGCAACGCCTGGAACGGGTCACGCGGATACTGCACACCGACCTCCGGGAAAAATTCGGCATCGCCCAGCCTCGTATCCTGGTGTGCGGGCTGAACCCCCATGCCGGCGAAGGCGGACACCTGGGCCGCGAAGAAATCGACATCATTGAACCTACATTGGAACGCTTGCGCAGCGAGGGCATGGATTTGCGTGGCCCGCTGCCGGCCGACACTCTGTTTACCCCCAAATATCTGGAGCACTGCGACGCGGTGCTGGCGATGTACCACGACCAGGGCCTGCCCGTGCTGAAGTACAAAGGCTTCGGCGCGGCGGTCAACGTGACCCTGGGCCTGCCCATCATCCGTACCTCGGTGGACCACGGCACTGCCCTGGACCTGGCCGGCAGCGGCAGGATCGACACCGGCAGCCTGCAAGTCGCACTGGAAACCGCCTACCAGATGGCCGAGACCCATTTATGA
- the rsmA gene encoding 16S rRNA (adenine(1518)-N(6)/adenine(1519)-N(6))-dimethyltransferase RsmA, with translation MTEQYQHRARKRFGQNFLHDAGVIDRILRSINAKVDDRLLEIGPGQGALTEGLLGSGAQLDVVELDKDLVPILNQQFAGKSNFNLHQGDALKFDFNSLNAAPGSLRVVGNLPYNISTPLIFHLLNNASLIRDMHFMLQKEVVERLAAGPGGGDWGRLSIMVQYHCRVDHLFNVGPGAFNPPPKVDSAIVRLVPHAVLPHPAKDHRLLERVVREAFNQRRKTLRNTLKLLLSSAEIEAAGVDGSLRPEQLDLAAFVRLADKLSEQVTPSTAAN, from the coding sequence ATGACCGAGCAATACCAACACCGCGCGCGCAAGCGCTTCGGCCAGAACTTCCTGCATGACGCTGGCGTGATCGATCGCATCCTGCGTTCCATCAATGCCAAGGTGGATGATCGCCTGCTCGAGATCGGGCCGGGCCAAGGCGCCCTGACCGAAGGTTTGCTCGGCAGCGGCGCACAACTGGACGTGGTGGAACTGGACAAGGACCTCGTCCCGATCCTTAACCAGCAATTCGCCGGCAAGAGCAACTTCAACCTGCACCAAGGCGACGCGCTGAAATTCGACTTCAACAGCCTGAACGCCGCGCCGGGCAGCCTTCGAGTAGTGGGCAACCTGCCATACAACATCTCCACGCCGCTGATTTTTCACCTGCTGAACAATGCCAGCCTGATCCGCGACATGCACTTCATGCTGCAGAAGGAAGTGGTCGAGCGCCTCGCCGCCGGTCCTGGCGGCGGCGATTGGGGGCGTTTGTCGATCATGGTCCAGTACCACTGCCGCGTGGATCATCTGTTCAACGTGGGGCCTGGCGCGTTCAACCCACCACCGAAAGTTGACTCCGCCATCGTCCGGCTTGTCCCCCACGCGGTCCTGCCGCATCCGGCAAAGGATCATCGCTTGCTGGAACGCGTCGTGCGCGAAGCCTTCAACCAGCGTCGCAAAACCCTGCGAAACACCTTGAAGCTGTTGCTCAGCAGCGCCGAGATCGAAGCCGCCGGCGTCGATGGCAGCCTGCGTCCCGAGCAGCTGGACCTGGCGGCTTTCGTGCGCCTGGCCGACAAGCTCAGCGAACAAGTCACGCCCTCGACGGCTGCCAACTAA
- the apaG gene encoding Co2+/Mg2+ efflux protein ApaG, producing MSDPRYQVDVSVATRFLAEQSQPEHNRFAFAYTITVRNNGSLPARLLSRHWVITDGDGHVEEVRGEGVVGQQPLIDAGKSHSYSSGTVMTTQVGTMQGTYQMLAEDGKRFDAIIKPFRLAVPGALH from the coding sequence ATGTCCGATCCTCGTTATCAGGTCGACGTCAGCGTCGCCACCCGCTTTCTGGCAGAACAGTCGCAACCCGAACACAACCGTTTCGCTTTCGCCTATACCATCACGGTGCGCAACAACGGCTCTTTGCCGGCCAGGCTATTGTCGCGACACTGGGTCATCACCGATGGCGACGGACACGTCGAGGAAGTCCGCGGCGAGGGCGTGGTCGGCCAGCAACCGTTGATCGACGCAGGTAAAAGCCACAGCTATAGCAGCGGCACGGTGATGACCACCCAGGTCGGCACCATGCAGGGTACCTACCAGATGTTGGCCGAAGACGGTAAACGCTTCGACGCCATCATCAAGCCCTTTCGCCTGGCGGTGCCCGGAGCGCTGCACTGA